From a region of the Zingiber officinale cultivar Zhangliang chromosome 4B, Zo_v1.1, whole genome shotgun sequence genome:
- the LOC121976947 gene encoding AMSH-like ubiquitin thioesterase 1 → MKPSAGEIKISESAKRLDVDNRISLSFYYRIAHNLLRQADIYRSEKDIIDLYVMLMRFSSLIKETIPHHKDFQVILHDEKLYFRKRLLSALNELEALKPDVKRQLEELNRRNRSQLTTWGQLPQDGSRNESFDWPSIKNYNTTQADRMVARDGLYRSSNVQGGKILTKSKSQFNKLSFNIPLPKEETLSRHSILGPNGLNGRWQPPSVDRGIQYPSNLDLTPIEMPSVLHQPTEDKPEAVKENVTLEKERSILEDVLSLQDTSTHQPEEPGPMINLDIFVETPKMEIIKELCPPPVLAEVHDVAITPQVSHSSNEQTVSLQNDLIPAESPQEVHISIALMESFMRLAKSNTTRNLETCGVLAGSLKNRKFYVTALIIPKQESTSDSCQTTNEEEIFDYQDKQALFPLGWIHTHPTQSCFMSSIDVHTHYSYQIMLPEAIAIVMAPKDSSKKHGIFRLTTPGGMSVIKQCQQRGFHPHQPPPDGGPIYDHCSDVYMNPKLKFDVVDLR, encoded by the exons GCAGACATTTACCGGAGCGAGAAGGATATCATTGATCTTTATGTTATGCTTATGAGATTCTCAAG TTTGATTAAAGAGACTATTCCACACCATAAAGATTTTCAGGTGATATTGCACGATGAAAAACTTTATTTCAGAAAG AGATTGTTAAGTGCCTTGAATGAGCTAGAAGCGTTGAAGCCTGATGTAAAACGTCAGCTTGAAGAATTGAATAGGAGGAACAGAAGCCAACTAACTACTTGGGGGCAATTGCCACAAGATGGTTCTCGAAATGAATCATTTGATTGGCCATCAATCAAAAACTATAACACCACTCAG GCTGATAGAATGGTTGCACGAGATGGCTTATACAGGAGTTCTAATGTTCAAGGAGGCAAGATATTGACAAAATCCAAATCTCAGTTTAATAAACT ATCTTTCAATATCCCACTTCCCAAAGAGGAAACCCTATCAAGACACTCGATTTTGGGTCCTAATGGTCTTAATGGACGATGGCAGCCACCGAGTGTTGACCGTGGA ATTCAATACCCTAGCAATTTGGACTTAACGCCAATTGAGATGCCAAG CGTGCTTCATCAACCAACAGAGGATAAACCAGAGGCAGTTAAAGAAAATGTAACTTTGGAGAAGGAAAGATCCATACTTGAAGACGTTCTTTCCTTACAAGATACTTCAACCCATCAACCTGAAGAACCAGGTCCAATGATTAACCTGGATATTTTTGTTGAGACTCCTAAGATGGAGATTATCAAAGAACTCTGTCCTCCACCGGTCCTGGCAGAAGTTCATGATGTCGCCATAACACCACAAGTTTCTCATTCCTCAAATGAACAAACTGTTTCTTTGCAGAATGATCTAATTCCTGCTGAATCACCTCAGGAAGTTCACATA TCAATTGCTTTGATGGAGAGTTTTATGAGACTTGCGAAATCAAATACTACCAGAAACTTAGAAACTTGTGGAGTTCTTGCTGGTTCCCTT aaaaacAGAAAGTTCTATGTGACAGCTCTCATCATCCCAAAGCAGGAGTCCACATCTGATTCA TGTCAgacaacaaatgaagaagaaatatTTGATTATCAGGACAAGCAAGCACTTTTCCCTCTTGGATGGATTCAC ACTCATCCTACTCAGTCATGTTTTATGTCTTCGATTGATGTACACACCCATTATTCCTACCAG ATTATGTTGCCTGAGGCAATTGCAATTGTAATGGCACCAAAAGACAGTTCCAA GAAGCATGGGATATTTCGGCTGACCACACCGGGAGGTATGTCGGTCATCAAGCAATGCCAACAACGAGGTTTCCATCCTCACCAACCACCCCCAGATGGGGGCCCTATCTATGACCACTGCTCTGATGTCTACATGAACCCTAAACTCAAGTTCGATGTAGTGGACCTCCGTTGA
- the LOC121976948 gene encoding uncharacterized protein LOC121976948, whose translation MNSCGFHQNAFAAREEMRPPFLAADRKAPILCPKPRRLRPLCVVAEPFRPFPWPSKDFPDPKAGEEDLVDMLLSKGGELHQPDSNSPFFCGSPPSRAANPVVHDARFGEDRPPAPFAPFPLTQSMMSPKHGCAHAKLGLLPAAVRVEGFDCLDGARRSCSGITAVA comes from the coding sequence ATGAACAGCTGCGGGTTTCACCAGAACGCCTTTGCCGCCCGTGAAGAGATGCGGCCGCCCTTCCTCGCCGCCGACCGCAAAGCCCCAATTTTGTGTCCCAAACCGCGGCGGCTCCGCCCGCTGTGCGTCGTCGCCGAGCCTTTCCGGCCGTTCCCGTGGCCCTCGAAGGATTTCCCTGATCCGAAGGCGGGGGAAGAAGACCTTGTCGATATGCTTCTCTCAAAGGGCGGAGAACTCCACCAACCGGACTCGAACTCGCCTTTTTTCTGCGGCTCTCCGCCGAGTCGCGCCGCCAATCCGGTGGTCCACGATGCCCGGTTCGGCGAGGACCGCCCGCCAGCTCCCTTCGCCCCCTTCCCGCTAACCCAGTCCATGATGTCCCCCAAGCACGGCTGCGCCCACGCCAAGCTCGGCCTCTTACCGGCGGCCGTCCGCGTCGAGGGTTTTGATTGTCTCGACGGCGCTCGCCGGAGCTGCAGCGGCATCACCGCCGTGGCCTAA